One Ranitomeya imitator isolate aRanImi1 chromosome 1, aRanImi1.pri, whole genome shotgun sequence DNA window includes the following coding sequences:
- the LOC138657378 gene encoding vomeronasal type-2 receptor 26-like gives MCHSVSCQKCPEDQWPNDFNQCVPKPIEYLSYKNDPAVLVISVISVLCFVKTTVILGIFILFQDTPVVQANNHNLSFILLASIMLSFLCVFLFLDRPTHVTCMLRQTSFGIIFSVAVSSILAKTIMVYMAFKATKPGTSWRRLIGVRITNCVVFVCSFIQALLSIIWLSTSPPFPEMNTHLYEDKIIFQCNEGSMLAFSMLLGYMGLLAAISFIVAFLARNLPDCFNEAKNITFSMLVVCSVWVAFIPSYMSVTGKNTVLVEIFAVISSSFGILGCIFFPKCYIILFNVELLDHGLGGSEGGMTT, from the exons ATGTGTC ACAGTGTGTCATGCCAAAAATGCCCAGAAGATCAGTGGCCAAATGACTTCAATCAATGTGTGCCGAAACCTATTGAATATTTGTCCTACAAAAATGACCCTGCAGTTCTTGTAATTTCTGTAATTTCTGTGTTATGTTTTGttaaaacaactgtaattttggGAATTTTCATTCTGTTTCAAGACACTCCAGTTGTTCAAGCAAATAACCATAACCTGAGCTTCATTCTCCTGGCTTCCATCATGTTGAGTTTCCTCTGTGTATTTTTGTTCCTGGATCGTCCTACACATGTCACCTGCATGCTTCGTCAGACTTCATTTGGGATCATCTTCTCTGTAGCCGTATCTTCTATTCTGGCTAAAACCATCATGGTCTACATGGCCTTCAAGGCCACCAAACCTGGGACTTCTTGGAGAAGATTGATTGGCGTGAGGATTACGAACTGTGTGGTCTTCGTCTGCTCATTTATCCAAGCGTTACTCAGTATCATTTGGTTATCTACTTCTCCTCCATTCCCAGAGATGAACACTCACTTATATGAGGACAAGATCATATTTCAGTGTAATGAAGGGTCAATGTTGGCCTTTTCCATGCTCCTCGGTTATATGGGACTACTTGCTGCCATTAGTTTCATTGTTGCTTTCTTGGCTAGAAATTTACCAGATTGTTTTAATGAAGCTAAGAACATCACATTCAGCATGCTGGTGGTCTGCAGTGTCTGGGTGGCTTTCATCCCATCCTACATGAGTGTTACTGGGAAAAATACTGTTCTTGTAGAAATATTTGCTGTGATATcttcaagttttggcattttaggctgCATATTCTTCCCTAAATGTTACATCATACTG TTTAACGTGGAACTTCTGGACCACGgtctggggggctccgaagggggcatgactacgtga